From a single Papaver somniferum cultivar HN1 unplaced genomic scaffold, ASM357369v1 unplaced-scaffold_19, whole genome shotgun sequence genomic region:
- the LOC113338704 gene encoding phosphatidylinositol 4-phosphate 5-kinase 9-like, whose product MSVPVALGDNVEGPPLSHVERSRSLDIFSFPGQEQAAVLGNGQADHPSSETTAFRVGDVLLPHGDSFSGSLLGNNPEGSGKYVWTDGCIYDGEWRRGMRQGVGKIQWPSGAVYEGEFSGGYMHGAGTYVSSDKTNYKGRWRLNLKHGLGYQVFPNGDSFEGSWIQGTIEGFGKYIWANGNVYMGNMKGGKMSGKGTLTWTNEDSFEGSWLDGMMHGFGVYVWGDGGCYVGTWTRGLKDGKGALYPNGSRLPAVQEYYLNALRKRGLLPDMRKQNGALRQDALVDSRDKVGENRGSFGASFKLPKKNLLNLEHSRSKNVSLERRWSLEVAIEKVLGNDLSLNTADSFREGGDERETNATAPILEREYTQGVLISEVVLNNSFGSSKRAKRRQKKLAKDIKRPGEAIIKGHRSYDLMLSLQLGIRYTVGKITPIQRRDVRGSDFGPRASFWMSFPKGGSQLTPPHYTEDFKWKDYCPMVFRNLRDLFKIDAADYMISICGNDALRELSSPGKSGSVFFLSQDDRFMIKTLRKTEVKVLLRMLPKYHHHVRTYENTLVTKFFGLHRIKPSSGQKFRFVVMGNMFCTELRIHRRFDLKGSSLGRSTDKVEIDANTTLKDLDLNYCFYLEPSWREALLQQIEIDSRFLESERIMDYSLLLGVHYRAPRHLQSLLSFQSGTMDGLGVVVEEDSQEDELSRYPEGLVLVPRGHEDTSPVVGPHIRGSRLRASAVGDKEVDLLLPGTARLQIQLGVNMPARAELLPGQEKAQFLHVVNDVVLYLGIIDILQDYNVSKKIEHAYKSFQFDSTSISAVDPMFYSQRFLEFIQKVFPQNS is encoded by the exons ATGTCTGTCCCTGTGGCCCTTGGCGATAATGTGGAAGGACCTCCACTTTCTCATGTCGAAAGATCAAGGTCTCTTGATATTTTTTCCTTTCCTGGCCAAGAACAAGCTGCCGTGTTAGGTAATGGGCAAGCTGATCATCCATCTTCCGAAACCACTGCCTTTAGAGTTGGTGATGTTTTGCTTCCACATGGTGATTCCTTCTCAGGGTCGTTGTTGGGTAACAACCCTGAGGGTTCGGGAAAATATGTGTGGACAGACGGTTGTATTTATGACGGTGAGTGGAGAAGGGGAATGAGGCAGGGTGTTGGGAAGATTCAATGGCCTTCCGGTGCTGTTTATGAGGGTGAATTTTCAGGAGGTTATATGCATGGGGCAGGGACATATGTTTCGTCTGATAAAACTAACTACAAGGGACGTTGGCGATTGAATCTCAAACATGGGTTGGGATATCAAGTCTTTCCTAATGGAGATTCCTTTGAAGGGTCTTGGATACAGGGAACAATAGAAGGGTTCGGTAAGTACATCTGGGCTAATGGTAATGTTTATATGGGGAACATGAAAGGAGGTAAAATGTCTGGGAAAGGAACGCTTACTTGGACAAATGAGGATTCGTTTGAAGGAAGCTGGTTGGATGGCATGATGCATGGCTTTGGAGTGTATGTGTGGGGAGACGGTGGCTGTTATGTTGGGACTTGGACCAGAGGCTTGAAGGATGGAAAAGGAGCTCTCTATCCAAACGGAAGCAGGCTTCCGGCTGTACAAGAATATTATCTAAATGCTTTAAGAAAACGAGGGTTGTTGCCAGATATGAGAAAGCAGAATGGTGCTCTACGACAAGATGCCTTAGTGGATAGCAGGGATAAGGTTGGTGAGAACCGGGGATCATTTGGCGCTTCTTTTAAACTTCCCAAAAAGAACCTGCTAAACTTGGAGCATTCTCGGTCAAAAAATGTGTCACTGGAAAGGCGCTGGAGTCTTGAGGTAGCTATTGAAAAAGTACTTGGAAATGATCTATCATTGAATACAGCAGATTCTTTTAGGGAAGGTGGTGATGAAAGGGAGACTAATGCAACTGCTCCTATCCTGGAAAGGGAATACACACAGGGTGTTCTAATCAGCGAGGTTGTACTAAATAATAGCTTTGGATCCTCTAAAAGGGCCAAAAGACGACAGAAGAAACTTGCCAAGGATATTAAGAGGCCAGGTGAAGCAATCATTAAGGGCCACAGGAGTTATGACCTAATGCTAAGTTTGCAACTTGGAATAAG GTACACTGTGGGGAAAATTACTCCAATACAGAGGCGTGATGTTAGAGGATCAGATTTTGGTCCCCGTGCAAGCTTTTGGATGAGCTTCCCAAAAGGAGGATCTCAATTGACACCTCCACACTACACAGAGGATTTTAAATGGAAAGATTACTGCCCGATGGTTTTCAG AAATTTGAGGGATTTGTTCAAGATCGATGCTGCAGATTACATGATATCCATTTGTGGAAATGACGCTCTTAGGGAGCTTTCTTCTCCTGGGAAGAGTGGTAGTGTTTTTTTCCTGTCTCAAGATGATAGGTTCATGATTAAGACACTCCGGAAAACTGAAGTGAAG GTGCTTTTGCGGATGCTTCCGAAATATCACCATCATGTCCGTACATACGAGAACACTCTTGTAACTAAGTTTTTTGGTCTTCACAGGATTAAACCTTCAAGTGGACAAAAG TTCCGTTTTGTAGTAATGGGGAACATGTTCTGCACAGAGTTAAGGATCCATCGAAGGTTTGATTTAAAAGGTTCATCCTTAGGCCGTTCGACGGACAAGGTTGAAATTGATGCGAATACGACACTTAAGGATTTGGACCTGAACTACTGCTTTTATCTAGAACCTTCTTGGCGAGAGGCTCTATTACA GCAGATTGAGATTGATAGTAGGTTTCTGGAATCAGAGCGCATAATGGATTACAGCCTCCTATTAGGTGTTCACTATCGAGCCCCGCGACATTTGCAGTCCCTCCTATCTTTCCAGAGTGGAACAATGGATGGGTTAGgggttgttgttgaagaag ATTCTCAAGAGGATGAACTTTCCAGATACCCGGAGGGACTTGTTTTGGTGCCACGTGGACATGAAGATACTAGTCCTGTTGTGGGCCCTCACATAAGAGGTAGCCGCTTACGAGCATCAGCAGTCGGTGACAAAGAAGTAGATCTCTTACTACCTGGTACAGCGAG ACTCCAAATCCAGCTTGGAGTGAATATGCCTGCGAGAGCGGAGCTTCTTCCAGGACAGGAGAAAGCACAGTTTTTACACGTGGTAAATGATGTTGTTCTGTACCTTGGTATCATTGATATATTACAAGACTACAACGTGAGTAAAAAAATTGAACATGCTTACAAGTCTTTTCAGTTCGATTCAACATCCATCTCAGCTGTTGATCCCATGTTTTACTCACAGCGATtcttggaattcatccaaaaggTTTTCCCTCAAAATTCTTAG